In Vicia villosa cultivar HV-30 ecotype Madison, WI unplaced genomic scaffold, Vvil1.0 ctg.000888F_1_1, whole genome shotgun sequence, a single genomic region encodes these proteins:
- the LOC131631941 gene encoding probable xyloglucan endotransglucosylase/hydrolase protein 33, with the protein MPHFHLVLILSLTTLVSVSSHSRPYTIPSVTHLTDSFPHVTIQTAFSNAFGAKNVKFLGNGSMATLALDKITGSGMVSQNRYNYGFFSAAIKLPAGLSPGVVVAFYLSNADKFPHNHDEIDIEILGHDKRNDWVIQTNVYANGSVSTGREEKFYFWFDPTQQYHYYSILWNSYHTVFFVDNIPVREFIHKTTSPFIYPSKPMSLYATIWDGSEWATHGGKYPVNYKYAPFVVSFAEMELSGCITDPNSPTSSCSKSNPSGQQDPINGADFSKLSQQQIAAMDWARRKLMFYSYCTDVNRYKVLPPECH; encoded by the exons ATGCCTCATTTTCATCTTGTACTAATTCTTTCCTTAACAACATTGGTTTCTGTTTCTTCACACAGCAGGCCTTACACAATTCCATCTGTCACACATTTAACTGATTCTTTTCCTCATGTAacaattcaaactgctttttccaATGCTTTTGGTGCCAAAAATGTTAAGTTTCTTGGTAATGGGTCCATGGCCACTCTGGCCCTTGACAAAATCACTG GCTCTGGCATGGTTTCGCAAAATAGATACAACTATGGATTCTTTAGTGCTGCAATCAAATTACCAGCTGGTTTGTCACCTGGAGTTGTGGTTGCTTTTTAT TTGTCAAATGCAGATAAATTTCCTCACAACCATGATGAGATAGATATTGAAATTCTTGGTCATGATAAGAGAAATGATTGGGTTATTCAAACAAATGTGTATGCCAATGGAAGTGTTAGCACTGGAAGAGAAGAGAAATTTTATTTCTGGTTTGATCCAACTCAGCAGTACCATTATTATAGCATCTTGTGGAACAGTTATCACACTGT gtTTTTTGTTGACAATATTCCAGTGAGGgaattcatacacaaaaccacATCCCCATTTATCTATCCATCAAAACCAATGTCATTATATGCAACAATATGGGATGGTTCAGAATGGGCTACACATGGAGGAAAGTACCCTGTAAACTACAAATATGCACCATTTGTTGTTTCATTTGCTGAAATGGAATTAAGTGGCTGCATAACTGATCCAAATTCACCAACTTCTTCATGTTCTAAGTCAAATCCTTCAGGACAACAAGACCCTATTAATGGAGCagatttttctaagctttcaCAGCAACAGATAGCAGCTATGGATTGGGCTAGAAGGAAACTCATGTTTTATTCTTATTGTACTGATGTAAATAGATACAAAGTCTTGCCACCAGAATGCCACTGA